The nucleotide sequence TCGTGGCCTAACCGTCGATGGGTAATCCGTCGGGTGAACCCCCTGAGCCCGAGGACGACGACGAACGTCGACGGCGCGAACGGGACACCGAGCCGATCCCACGGGTCCAGCCCGACGAGGGGCCACACTTCGGCACCGGCCCCTCCTATTCGGACGGGCCCGCCTACTCCGACGGTCCTGCCTACTCCGACGACATCGGCTACGGCGAGCGCCGGGCCGGCACCCGAGGCTGGGTCCGGGATCCGGACCAGGGCCCGGAGATCTCCGAGGAGGAGCTGGCCGGGCTCCGGGTCGACGCCTCCGGGATGCCGCTCGGCCCGCGCCGGGTGCTGCCGCTGGAGGACGAGCCGACCTCGCTGGTGGCCCGCTACCTCTTCCCGACCGAGCGCTACCGGGGCGAGTGGAAGCGGCACAAGATCTCCCTCGCCACCCCGCTGCTGATCGGCCTGCTCGCCACCTTCGTGCTCGGCTACCTCTCCGGTTTCCTCGCCGGCCAGGAGGTCGGCGCGCTGACCACGGTCGCCGTGCTGATCTGGCTCGGCATCATGGGCTGGGTCGCCTGGAAGGTGGCCGACTGGTATTTCGACCGCTTCATCCTCACCAACAAGCGGGTGATGGTGGTCAACGGGATCATCACCCGGCAGGTGGCGATGATGCCGCTGCTGCGGGTCACCGACATGAAATACGAGCAGTCGCCGCTCGGCCGGGCGCTCAACTACGGCACCTTCGTGCTGGAGTCCGCCGGCCAGGAGCAGGCCCTCCGCGAGGTCAAGTACCTGCCCAACCCCAACGAGCTCTACCTGCGCGTGGTCGAGGAGATGTACGAGCCGCAGGCAGTGGAGGCGCGGCTGGGCAAGGAGGCCGAGGAGGCCAAGGCCGACGACGGCGCCTGACGAGCCGACGCCCCGCACCAAACGCCGCAAAAGCCACGGGCACCTGTCCGAACATCGAGGTCAATCGCGCCTTTGGGCCGTAGACCTGCGGGTGCCCGTGTGGCAGCCTGTCGAATTGGCAGCGGCGGCGGGGGGAGGCGGAGTGGCGCCGAAGCACTCGGTCGACGAGGAGTTCCGCGAGTTCGTCGCGGCCCGCTCGGCAGCCCTGCTGCGTACGGCGTACCTGCTCGCCGGGGACTGGGCCACCGCCGAGGACCTGTTGCAGACGGCGTTGACCAAGACGTACCTCGCCTGGAAGCGGCTCGGCGAGATCGAGGCGGTCGAGCCGTACGCCCGGCGGGTCCTGATCAACACGGCGACCAGCTGGTGGCGGCGACGCTGGCACGGTGAGCGCCCCACCGAGGTGCTGCCCGAGCGTCCCGCCCCGGACCAGATCGAGGAACAGCTCGAACGCGACCGGCTGTGGCGGCACGTCCGCACCCTGCCGGTCCGGCAGCGGGCCGTACTCGTACTCCGGTTCTACGAGGATCTCTCCGAGGCGCAGACCGCCGCACTGCTCGACATCTCACCGGGCACGGTGAAGAGCCAGACCTCCCGGGCCCTCGCCACGCTGCGCCGCCGGCTCGGTGCCGAGGCCGACAGCCGGATGCCGCAGGGCGAGGAGGCGCTGACCCGGGTACCCGTGCGGGAGGCCGACCACCGTCGGTCCGCCCGCCCGGCCGACGGCCAGCTCCCGGTCACCCCGCCCGAGCTGCCCCGGCCGCGCCCGGCCGTGGCCCGGCGGCCGGCCGCGCTGACGGTGCCGGCCCAGGCCGTCCCGGCGGTCGGAGCGGAAGCGTGACGGCCATGTTGGAAGACGAACTGCGCGACATGTTCGCCGCCCGGGTCGACACATCACCGGTGGCCGACGACCCGGCCGGCCGGGTGATCATGCGCGGCCGGGTGAGTCGTCGGCGTCGCGCCGTCAGCTCACTGGCGGCGGTCGCCGCCGCGCTGGTCCTGGT is from Micromonospora sp. WMMD1102 and encodes:
- a CDS encoding PH domain-containing protein, with product MGNPSGEPPEPEDDDERRRRERDTEPIPRVQPDEGPHFGTGPSYSDGPAYSDGPAYSDDIGYGERRAGTRGWVRDPDQGPEISEEELAGLRVDASGMPLGPRRVLPLEDEPTSLVARYLFPTERYRGEWKRHKISLATPLLIGLLATFVLGYLSGFLAGQEVGALTTVAVLIWLGIMGWVAWKVADWYFDRFILTNKRVMVVNGIITRQVAMMPLLRVTDMKYEQSPLGRALNYGTFVLESAGQEQALREVKYLPNPNELYLRVVEEMYEPQAVEARLGKEAEEAKADDGA
- a CDS encoding SigE family RNA polymerase sigma factor — encoded protein: MAPKHSVDEEFREFVAARSAALLRTAYLLAGDWATAEDLLQTALTKTYLAWKRLGEIEAVEPYARRVLINTATSWWRRRWHGERPTEVLPERPAPDQIEEQLERDRLWRHVRTLPVRQRAVLVLRFYEDLSEAQTAALLDISPGTVKSQTSRALATLRRRLGAEADSRMPQGEEALTRVPVREADHRRSARPADGQLPVTPPELPRPRPAVARRPAALTVPAQAVPAVGAEA